The following are encoded in a window of Paenibacillaceae bacterium GAS479 genomic DNA:
- a CDS encoding L-threonine aldolase: MTNQLAESYSQAEYQTVGSNARSLKVLMDAFKEENPDRLSDMYGKGEIIESFQTKVAALLGKESALFFPSGTMAQQIALRIWSERRGIRKAAYHPLCHLEIHEENGLQELHGIESVLLGERDRLITLADVQAMGDDIGCLLLELPQREIGGQLPAYEELVAISEYCRGKGIPLHLDGARLFEVVPFYGRTEAEICNLFDSVYVSFYKGLGGVAGAILAGDTDLTEQSKVWKRRHGGDLVSLYPYILSSDYALELRRPRMGLYYEGALQLSSRLNGCARLKTVPERPVSNMFHLHIDLPLEQATEIFVKTAEQSGVGLIPFLRETSETSCSTEIHIGDRYTNIPADRLEETLLLLDKLIRTVGE; encoded by the coding sequence GTGACAAACCAATTGGCGGAAAGCTATTCCCAAGCGGAATATCAAACCGTTGGAAGCAATGCGCGTTCATTAAAGGTATTAATGGATGCATTCAAGGAAGAAAACCCCGACCGACTCAGTGATATGTACGGTAAAGGGGAAATCATCGAATCCTTTCAGACGAAGGTTGCCGCACTGCTCGGCAAAGAATCGGCCCTATTTTTTCCTAGCGGCACGATGGCACAACAAATTGCCTTGCGGATCTGGAGCGAGCGTAGAGGCATTCGCAAAGCCGCTTATCACCCGCTCTGTCATTTGGAAATTCATGAGGAAAATGGGCTTCAGGAGCTGCATGGGATCGAGTCGGTGCTGCTCGGTGAAAGGGACCGCTTAATTACTTTGGCAGATGTTCAAGCGATGGGCGACGATATCGGCTGCCTGCTGCTTGAGCTTCCGCAACGGGAAATCGGTGGACAGCTTCCTGCTTACGAAGAGCTGGTAGCCATTTCGGAGTATTGCCGGGGGAAAGGAATTCCGCTGCATCTCGATGGTGCGCGTTTATTTGAAGTTGTTCCATTTTACGGGCGTACGGAAGCTGAAATCTGCAATTTGTTCGACAGCGTGTATGTGTCGTTCTACAAAGGGCTTGGCGGCGTCGCCGGAGCGATTCTGGCTGGTGATACCGATCTGACGGAACAATCGAAGGTATGGAAAAGACGGCATGGAGGCGATCTGGTCAGCCTGTATCCGTATATCCTCAGTTCAGACTACGCTTTAGAGCTGCGACGTCCGCGAATGGGGCTCTACTATGAGGGAGCGCTGCAGCTAAGCTCCCGCTTGAATGGCTGTGCACGGCTGAAGACGGTTCCCGAGCGACCCGTATCCAATATGTTTCATCTTCATATCGATTTGCCGCTTGAGCAAGCGACAGAAATATTTGTGAAAACAGCGGAGCAATCCGGCGTTGGCCTCATCCCATTCTTGAGAGAGACGTCCGAAACATCCTGCTCAACCGAAATCCATATTGGAGACCGCTATACAAACATTCCAGCGGATCGGCTGGAAGAGACACTTCTATTGTTGGACAAGCTTATACGCACCGTGGGTGAATAG